A single Candidatus Sulfotelmatobacter sp. DNA region contains:
- a CDS encoding cell division protein FtsL, with product MAAAAATVHGAGAAAERRSFWTGTPEIYFSKAIDNSRLVKVEDPQRNREMKQFGTALAVLFLLVFTYAWQHFKAIEYGYQIEAAKRELSEKTEMNHALRLEDASLRDPERIDVLARRIGLVPPEPGQVIRMDSAAADAQAPVMANAFPVTVIPGR from the coding sequence ATGGCGGCAGCGGCGGCAACAGTTCACGGTGCGGGCGCGGCGGCGGAGCGGCGTTCGTTTTGGACCGGTACACCCGAGATCTACTTCTCCAAGGCGATCGACAATTCGCGTCTGGTGAAAGTGGAGGACCCGCAGCGCAACCGCGAGATGAAGCAGTTTGGCACGGCGCTGGCTGTGTTGTTCCTGCTGGTGTTTACCTATGCCTGGCAGCATTTCAAGGCGATCGAGTATGGCTATCAGATCGAAGCGGCGAAGCGCGAGTTGAGCGAGAAGACGGAGATGAATCACGCGCTGCGTTTGGAAGACGCGTCGCTGCGCGATCCCGAGCGGATTGACGTGCTGGCTCGGCGCATCGGGCTGGTGCCACCGGAGCCGGGACAGGTGATTCGCATGGATTCGGCGGCGGCCGACGCTCAGGCGCCGGTAATGGCGAATGCGTTTCCGGTGACGGTGATTCCGGGACGGTAA
- the rsmH gene encoding 16S rRNA (cytosine(1402)-N(4))-methyltransferase RsmH: MSQLSANHVPVLLKEAIDFLNVQRGGTYIDATVGLGGHSYEIAKRLGAPGHLIGLDKDPAALKIAGEKFVVGRQSSVVGDEETAGPSTALSDSLRESESSARDDKDAGRPTTEDRRQDSDWPTVTLLNRSFAEIAKGHKAGTVDGILADIGVSSLQLDDAARGFSFQADGPLDMRMDPRGERTAEQVVNHLDERQLADVIYEFGEERRSRRIARAICRSRPIRSTAHLADVISAAARPMNQAERRIHPATKTFQALRIFVNRELDDLKALLEAAPRILKPGGRVVVISFHSLEDRIVKDAFRESGNQDKHFRVLTKKPVTASELESDRNPRARSAKLRAAERI, encoded by the coding sequence GTGAGCCAGCTTTCAGCCAATCATGTTCCGGTTCTTTTAAAAGAAGCGATCGACTTTTTAAACGTGCAGCGTGGCGGGACATATATCGACGCGACGGTGGGTTTGGGCGGGCACAGTTACGAAATCGCAAAACGCCTCGGCGCACCGGGACATTTGATTGGGCTCGATAAGGATCCGGCGGCGCTGAAGATTGCCGGCGAGAAGTTCGTCGTCGGTCGTCAGTCGTCGGTCGTCGGCGACGAAGAAACAGCAGGTCCCTCGACTGCGCTTTCTGATTCGCTTCGCGAATCAGAAAGCTCCGCTCGGGATGACAAGGATGCTGGACGACCGACGACCGAGGACCGACGACAAGATTCCGATTGGCCGACGGTGACGTTGCTGAACCGATCTTTCGCGGAGATTGCGAAAGGGCACAAGGCGGGGACGGTTGACGGAATTCTCGCCGACATTGGCGTCAGCAGTTTGCAGCTGGACGATGCGGCACGCGGATTTAGTTTTCAGGCGGATGGACCGCTGGACATGCGGATGGACCCGCGTGGCGAGCGCACCGCCGAACAAGTGGTAAACCACCTCGACGAGCGACAGCTTGCCGATGTGATTTACGAATTCGGAGAGGAAAGGAGGTCGCGGAGAATCGCCAGAGCCATTTGCCGGTCGCGGCCGATACGATCTACCGCACATCTTGCGGACGTCATATCAGCCGCGGCCCGGCCAATGAACCAGGCGGAGAGAAGAATTCATCCCGCGACTAAGACCTTTCAGGCTCTTCGAATCTTCGTAAACCGCGAACTGGACGATCTGAAGGCGCTGCTCGAAGCGGCGCCGCGGATTCTGAAGCCAGGAGGGCGCGTGGTGGTGATCAGTTTTCACTCGCTGGAAGATCGCATCGTAAAGGATGCCTTCCGCGAGAGTGGAAATCAGGACAAGCACTTTCGTGTTCTGACCAAGAAGCCGGTGACGGCATCGGAATTGGAAAGCGATCGGAATCCGCGGGCCCGCAGCGCGAAATTGCGGGCGGCGGAACGGATTTGA
- a CDS encoding division/cell wall cluster transcriptional repressor MraZ, whose protein sequence is MFRGNHPTRVDEKGRLKVPAEFKRVIDEKYGQQFYITSLDGKVAQVYPFEEWERIEQKLAGLSNFNPTKKKFLDRTNYYGQQVEMDGQGRLLLPQLLREAGQIKGEVAVLGNLTFLTVRNLELFKKEIVEEKFTPDDEKTLDELGI, encoded by the coding sequence ATGTTTCGCGGCAATCATCCAACCCGGGTCGACGAAAAAGGACGGCTCAAGGTGCCGGCCGAGTTCAAGCGGGTGATCGACGAGAAATACGGTCAGCAATTCTACATCACAAGCTTGGATGGAAAGGTTGCTCAAGTATATCCCTTCGAGGAATGGGAGAGGATCGAGCAGAAGCTGGCGGGGCTCTCCAATTTCAATCCTACGAAGAAAAAGTTTCTCGACCGGACGAACTATTACGGGCAGCAGGTCGAGATGGATGGGCAGGGGCGGCTGCTTCTGCCGCAGTTGTTGCGCGAGGCTGGACAGATCAAGGGCGAGGTAGCGGTTCTGGGCAACTTGACTTTCTTGACGGTCAGGAACCTGGAGCTGTTCAAGAAAGAGATCGTAGAAGAAAAGTTTACGCCTGACGATGAGAAGACGCTCGACGAACTGGGCATCTAG
- a CDS encoding OmpA family protein, producing the protein MKRSQLPLIAALFLTIPCFSISTFAQQNPPPIYPASGNSADAQSAQDVSAQENSQMPVFRVHVYARTARAVNYRHRGGSTTVDMRGTSLMPSISGKAKVDGKAGRLAIDVDLDHMERPASLGPQYLTYVLWAVTPEGRAVNLGEVLPGDNGKFKMNVTTDLQAFGLIVTAEPYFSVTHPSNEIVAENIIRPETKGFEETIDAKFDVLEGGQYTIDVAADQLPSAQAQPNVPLDLLEARDAVMIAKAAGAEQYAHDSIMKAEDMLQRAEDYYQRKQGRTPIGTAARGATQMAEDARVLTLRRKEQEREDAARRASEAAQAKAEADAAAAKQAEQDAQARADEDARRRAEAEQAQAQADLARSQALLQQQQAQQQAEAAEQAAEDAERQREAAVQQKEEMRARLLAQLNQVLETRDTARGLIVSMPDVLFDFNKYTLKPEARERLAKISGIVLAYPDLKLDIEGYTDAIGSDEYNQTLSERRAETVRGYLASSGVPPDHVTAVGLGKSNPVADNSTAAGRKLNRRVEMIVSGDVIGTQQPGPSIAPAPNPANP; encoded by the coding sequence ATGAAGAGATCACAGTTGCCCCTGATAGCAGCGTTATTTCTTACGATTCCATGCTTTTCCATTTCAACGTTTGCCCAACAGAATCCCCCGCCGATCTATCCCGCGTCGGGCAATTCCGCCGACGCCCAGTCGGCGCAGGATGTTTCCGCTCAAGAGAACTCCCAGATGCCGGTTTTCCGCGTACATGTGTATGCGCGCACCGCCCGGGCCGTGAACTACCGCCATCGCGGCGGATCCACGACCGTCGACATGCGCGGCACCAGCCTTATGCCTTCTATCAGCGGCAAAGCGAAGGTCGACGGAAAGGCGGGCAGGCTCGCCATCGACGTTGACCTCGACCACATGGAGCGTCCTGCCAGTCTGGGTCCACAGTATCTGACTTATGTTTTGTGGGCAGTGACGCCGGAGGGCCGAGCGGTGAATCTCGGCGAAGTGCTTCCCGGAGACAACGGCAAATTCAAAATGAATGTCACGACCGATCTTCAGGCTTTCGGTCTGATCGTGACCGCGGAACCTTATTTTTCGGTCACCCATCCCAGCAACGAGATTGTCGCGGAGAACATCATTCGTCCCGAAACTAAAGGTTTCGAGGAAACCATCGACGCCAAGTTCGACGTGCTCGAGGGCGGCCAGTACACCATCGACGTCGCCGCCGACCAACTGCCGTCGGCGCAGGCGCAGCCGAACGTTCCCCTCGATCTGCTGGAGGCCCGCGACGCCGTCATGATCGCCAAAGCCGCCGGCGCCGAGCAGTATGCCCACGACAGCATCATGAAAGCGGAAGATATGTTGCAGCGCGCCGAAGATTACTATCAGCGCAAACAAGGCCGCACGCCCATCGGAACCGCCGCCCGCGGCGCCACGCAAATGGCCGAAGACGCCCGCGTGCTAACCTTGCGTAGAAAAGAACAGGAGCGCGAAGACGCCGCCCGCCGCGCCAGCGAAGCAGCTCAAGCGAAAGCCGAAGCCGACGCGGCCGCCGCCAAGCAGGCCGAGCAGGACGCGCAGGCTCGCGCCGACGAAGACGCCCGTCGCCGCGCCGAAGCCGAACAGGCTCAGGCCCAGGCCGACTTAGCACGATCGCAAGCCCTGTTACAGCAACAACAGGCGCAGCAACAGGCTGAAGCCGCCGAACAAGCCGCCGAAGACGCGGAACGTCAAAGAGAAGCAGCCGTTCAACAAAAAGAAGAAATGCGCGCCCGCCTGCTCGCCCAGTTGAATCAGGTTCTTGAAACTCGCGACACTGCGCGCGGACTCATCGTCAGCATGCCCGACGTTCTTTTCGATTTCAATAAGTACACGCTCAAGCCGGAAGCCCGCGAACGCCTGGCCAAAATTTCCGGAATCGTGCTCGCCTATCCTGACCTGAAGCTCGATATCGAGGGCTACACCGACGCCATCGGCTCCGACGAATACAACCAGACGCTGTCGGAAAGGCGCGCGGAGACCGTCCGCGGTTATCTGGCCTCGTCGGGTGTGCCGCCCGATCATGTAACTGCCGTCGGCCTGGGCAAGTCCAATCCGGTCGCCGACAACAGCACCGCAGCCGGCCGTAAACTAAATCGCCGCGTCGAGATGATCGTCTCCGGCGATGTCATCGGTACGCAGCAGCCGGGGCCCTCGATCGCGCCGGCGCCGAACCCCGCCAACCCGTAA
- a CDS encoding YbjQ family protein, whose protein sequence is MATGYSAGRMVAHNMVTTQFELDGFRVTRTLGVVRGIVVRSRSIFGTIGAGLQTLVGGNITLLTNLCEKTRQEAFDLMLQHAAELGANAVVGARYDATEVMQGVTEVLAYGTAVFVEASK, encoded by the coding sequence ATGGCAACCGGCTACAGCGCTGGCAGGATGGTGGCTCACAATATGGTGACCACGCAGTTTGAACTGGACGGTTTTCGCGTGACGCGCACACTCGGCGTCGTTCGCGGCATTGTGGTGCGGTCGCGATCGATCTTCGGAACCATTGGGGCGGGACTGCAGACGCTGGTCGGCGGCAATATCACCTTGCTCACCAATTTGTGCGAGAAGACGCGCCAGGAGGCCTTCGATCTGATGCTGCAACATGCGGCGGAGTTAGGGGCGAACGCCGTGGTCGGCGCACGCTATGACGCCACTGAGGTGATGCAGGGCGTCACCGAAGTACTGGCGTATGGCACGGCGGTGTTCGTGGAGGCGTCGAAATAA
- a CDS encoding CPXCG motif-containing cysteine-rich protein → MESGFQCAACGEWNITSVDESAGRRQSYVEDCQVCCKPNVLRVEYDKAAQEFFIGAQLE, encoded by the coding sequence ATGGAATCTGGTTTCCAGTGCGCAGCTTGTGGCGAATGGAACATTACGTCAGTCGACGAGTCCGCGGGACGGCGGCAGAGTTATGTCGAGGATTGCCAGGTTTGCTGCAAGCCGAATGTTCTGCGCGTCGAGTACGACAAGGCGGCGCAGGAATTTTTTATCGGCGCGCAACTGGAGTGA
- a CDS encoding gluconate 2-dehydrogenase subunit 3 family protein — protein sequence MSISRRDILKSLTITAVTGSVLRVIPLEAAEYAHRMVKAEKADSQTYVPKFFSAHDYKTLQTLCQTIIPADDEAKGAIEAGAPEFIDLITSENKDYQVALGGGLMWLDNTCLDRYGKFYLECAPAQQKEFLDLIAYTKNAKQDPSLGQGIEFFGFLRKLTADGFFTSEIGIEYLGYIGNTFLKEFPGCPPVPGI from the coding sequence ATGTCCATTTCACGAAGAGACATTCTCAAATCGCTGACCATCACCGCCGTGACCGGCTCGGTGCTGCGCGTGATTCCGCTGGAAGCGGCCGAGTACGCCCATCGCATGGTGAAAGCGGAAAAAGCGGACTCACAAACTTACGTCCCAAAATTCTTTTCCGCGCACGATTACAAAACCTTGCAGACGCTCTGCCAGACCATCATCCCTGCCGATGACGAGGCCAAAGGCGCAATCGAAGCCGGCGCTCCTGAGTTCATCGACCTGATCACCAGCGAGAACAAAGATTATCAAGTCGCTCTCGGCGGCGGCTTGATGTGGCTCGACAATACTTGCCTGGATCGCTATGGCAAGTTTTATCTCGAGTGCGCGCCGGCGCAGCAGAAAGAATTTCTCGACCTCATCGCCTACACCAAGAATGCCAAACAAGATCCCAGTCTCGGGCAGGGAATTGAATTCTTCGGTTTTCTGCGCAAGCTCACCGCTGACGGTTTTTTCACCAGCGAAATCGGCATCGAGTATCTGGGTTACATCGGCAACACCTTTCTCAAGGAATTTCCCGGCTGTCCGCCGGTTCCCGGGATTTAG
- a CDS encoding GMC family oxidoreductase gives MQVKRTPKTYDVCIIGSGASGGTAAKVLSEGGLSVALLEAGPPLVPERDFKEHVWPYDLPHRGAGVGGAARRGLEDEFLAPNGAWEIEGEPYVAAPGSKFRWFRSRIVGGRTNHWGRIALRMAPVDFKVRSHDGMGDDWPLSYEDVAPYYDKVESYIGVFGTKENIPSAPDGIFLPPPKPRCTETIIKKACDKLNIICVPSRLAILTQPLNGRAACHYCAQCGRGCKSASNFSSSQVMIPPAEKTGRFTLITGAMARELIVGKDGRVSAVSYVDKATRTEQRIHARAFVVAASACESARLLLNSRSTLFPDGLANSSGVVGRNLMDTVGSDGGGYFESLEKMPPHNHDGVGGMHMYLPWWKFDRKNEFLRGYHTEFGGGRGMPGVGDYDDLCDDFEGYGTSLKQECKKKYGTWIGFAGRGEMIPNENCYCEIDPSAMDQWGIPVLRFHWKWSDNEIKMARDMQETYKEIVEAAGGVYLTDHRSDGPNPYGIADGGVIIHEVGTVRMGEHSATSALNQYCQAHDVKNLFVTDGASFVTNADKNPTLTIMALTWRASDYLLAEAKKGNI, from the coding sequence ATGCAGGTCAAGCGCACGCCCAAAACGTATGACGTTTGCATCATCGGCTCCGGGGCCTCGGGCGGCACAGCGGCCAAGGTGCTCAGCGAGGGCGGACTCAGCGTCGCGCTGCTCGAAGCTGGCCCTCCGCTGGTTCCCGAACGAGATTTCAAGGAGCACGTCTGGCCTTACGACTTGCCGCATCGCGGCGCGGGCGTCGGCGGTGCGGCACGTCGAGGACTGGAAGATGAATTTCTCGCTCCCAACGGCGCGTGGGAGATCGAAGGCGAACCTTACGTCGCCGCTCCGGGATCGAAATTCCGCTGGTTCCGTTCGCGCATTGTCGGCGGACGCACTAACCACTGGGGACGCATCGCCCTGCGCATGGCTCCGGTAGACTTCAAAGTGCGCTCGCATGACGGCATGGGCGACGACTGGCCGCTCAGCTACGAAGATGTCGCGCCCTACTACGACAAAGTCGAATCCTACATCGGCGTCTTCGGGACCAAAGAAAATATTCCCAGCGCGCCCGATGGAATTTTCCTGCCGCCGCCCAAACCGCGATGCACCGAAACCATCATCAAGAAGGCTTGCGACAAACTTAACATCATCTGCGTCCCGTCGCGGCTGGCGATTCTCACTCAACCCCTCAACGGCCGCGCCGCTTGCCACTACTGCGCGCAATGCGGACGCGGCTGCAAGAGCGCATCGAATTTCAGCTCCAGCCAGGTGATGATTCCGCCCGCGGAAAAAACCGGACGCTTCACCCTGATCACCGGCGCAATGGCGCGGGAACTGATCGTCGGGAAAGACGGTAGAGTCAGCGCCGTCTCCTACGTTGACAAAGCCACGCGCACCGAGCAGCGCATTCACGCGCGGGCTTTTGTGGTGGCTGCCAGCGCCTGCGAATCGGCCCGCCTGCTGCTGAATTCGCGGTCCACGCTTTTTCCGGATGGCCTGGCCAATTCCTCCGGAGTTGTCGGCCGCAATCTGATGGACACCGTCGGGAGCGACGGCGGCGGATACTTCGAGTCGCTCGAAAAAATGCCGCCGCACAACCACGACGGCGTCGGCGGCATGCACATGTATTTGCCCTGGTGGAAGTTCGATCGCAAAAACGAATTCCTGCGCGGCTACCACACCGAATTCGGCGGCGGACGCGGCATGCCCGGCGTCGGCGACTACGACGATCTGTGCGATGACTTCGAAGGCTACGGTACATCCCTCAAACAGGAGTGCAAGAAAAAATACGGCACCTGGATCGGCTTCGCCGGGCGCGGCGAGATGATTCCCAACGAAAATTGCTATTGCGAGATCGACCCCTCCGCCATGGATCAGTGGGGCATTCCCGTGCTGCGCTTCCATTGGAAGTGGAGCGACAACGAAATCAAAATGGCGCGCGACATGCAGGAGACTTACAAAGAAATCGTCGAAGCCGCCGGCGGAGTCTATCTGACCGATCATCGCTCCGACGGGCCAAATCCCTACGGCATCGCCGACGGCGGCGTGATCATTCACGAAGTCGGCACGGTTCGCATGGGCGAGCACTCGGCTACGTCGGCGTTGAATCAATACTGCCAGGCGCATGACGTAAAGAATTTGTTCGTGACCGACGGAGCCAGCTTCGTCACCAACGCCGACAAAAATCCCACGCTGACCATCATGGCGCTGACCTGGCGCGCGTCGGATTATCTGCTCGCCGAGGCGAAGAAAGGAAATATCTAG
- a CDS encoding sugar phosphate isomerase/epimerase — protein MKKHEGNEQGRDQQGMNRRTFLETAGTVTAATLLTSHLGWAAGEHRAEHVGVQLYSVRDAMKDDFDGTLAKVAKIGYKEVEFAGYFGRTSQQVRASLDKVGLTAPSTHVQYDELDDKFPAVIETSKAIGMNYIVNPWIPEELRKSPDIWKQASEKFNRCGEQCKQAGIQFAYHNHWFEFLSTNGVRPYDVLLKDCDANLVKMEMDLCWITAAGADPIKYFKMYPGRFPLVHVKDLKKMPAITTGGPQNFGDTVDLTEVGSGLINWKALFQGADKAGAGIKIYIVEHDHPKMPFESIATSYQYLEKLRW, from the coding sequence ATGAAAAAGCACGAAGGCAATGAGCAGGGCAGGGATCAGCAGGGTATGAATCGCCGCACTTTTCTCGAAACCGCAGGCACCGTCACCGCCGCCACTTTGCTGACCAGCCATCTGGGCTGGGCTGCGGGCGAGCACAGGGCCGAACACGTTGGCGTGCAACTCTACAGCGTGCGCGATGCCATGAAGGACGATTTTGACGGCACCCTCGCCAAGGTCGCAAAAATCGGCTACAAAGAAGTCGAGTTCGCCGGATACTTCGGCCGCACCTCCCAGCAGGTTCGCGCTTCGCTCGACAAAGTCGGTCTCACCGCGCCCTCGACTCACGTCCAATACGACGAGCTCGACGACAAGTTCCCTGCGGTTATCGAAACCTCGAAAGCGATCGGCATGAACTACATTGTCAACCCCTGGATTCCCGAGGAACTGCGCAAGTCTCCCGACATCTGGAAGCAAGCCTCGGAGAAATTCAACCGCTGCGGCGAGCAGTGCAAACAGGCCGGCATCCAGTTCGCCTATCACAATCACTGGTTCGAATTTCTTTCTACCAATGGCGTGCGTCCCTACGACGTATTGCTGAAAGATTGCGATGCGAACCTGGTCAAAATGGAAATGGATTTGTGCTGGATCACCGCGGCCGGCGCCGATCCCATCAAGTATTTCAAGATGTATCCCGGAAGATTCCCCCTGGTTCACGTTAAAGACTTGAAAAAAATGCCGGCGATCACCACCGGCGGTCCGCAGAATTTCGGCGACACCGTCGACCTGACCGAAGTAGGCAGCGGACTCATCAACTGGAAGGCCCTGTTCCAAGGCGCCGATAAGGCCGGAGCCGGCATCAAAATCTATATCGTCGAACACGATCATCCCAAGATGCCCTTCGAGAGCATCGCCACCAGCTACCAGTATCTCGAGAAGCTGCGCTGGTAA
- a CDS encoding BON domain-containing protein, with the protein MRYRLPVLFAVLLALLTLGTAQDTQQPSAKSQDRIVKEVRHELMMLPYFGVFDYIAFKVDGGNVTLLGSVVRPVTKSDAENAVKHIEGVEKVDNQIEVLPPSPMDDRLRMRLFRAIYGYPALQRYELGVQKPIRIIVKSGHVTLEGVVDSEADKNLVGLRANTVSGAFSVTNNLQVVKP; encoded by the coding sequence ATGCGATACAGGCTTCCGGTTTTGTTTGCCGTACTGCTCGCTTTACTTACTCTGGGCACCGCCCAGGACACTCAACAACCCTCTGCCAAGTCTCAGGACCGCATCGTCAAAGAAGTTCGCCACGAACTCATGATGCTCCCCTACTTTGGCGTCTTCGACTACATTGCCTTCAAAGTGGACGGTGGCAACGTCACCCTGCTCGGTTCGGTGGTCAGGCCCGTTACCAAGTCTGACGCCGAAAACGCCGTCAAACACATTGAAGGTGTCGAGAAGGTCGACAATCAAATTGAGGTTCTTCCTCCATCCCCGATGGATGATCGCCTCCGCATGCGACTGTTCCGTGCCATCTACGGTTATCCGGCTTTACAGAGGTACGAACTCGGCGTGCAAAAACCAATCCGTATCATCGTTAAGAGCGGCCACGTGACTCTGGAAGGCGTAGTGGACAGCGAAGCCGACAAGAATCTCGTCGGCCTTCGCGCCAATACTGTGTCCGGCGCCTTCTCCGTCACTAACAATCTGCAAGTCGTAAAGCCGTAA
- a CDS encoding HAD-IA family hydrolase, which produces MTRIHCAALLFDMDGVLIDSTPAVARVWRRWAIERGFDPEQVVASAHGRPSLTTVREYLPHADHDAENREVERREIADLEGVVPLPGALALLASLPADRWTIVTSCTRALAEVRLRAAGLPLPMKFITSNDITHGKPHPEPYLKGASLLGFDSTECIVFEDAPAGVRSGKAAGARVIAFTTTVHETPLQEAGADWIANNCADIRVTSAVSDPAGLNLTLL; this is translated from the coding sequence ATGACCCGAATTCACTGCGCCGCTCTCTTGTTCGACATGGATGGAGTCCTGATTGACTCAACTCCGGCGGTCGCCCGCGTGTGGCGGCGCTGGGCCATCGAGCGCGGATTCGACCCCGAACAAGTCGTCGCCAGCGCCCACGGCCGCCCCAGTCTCACGACCGTCCGCGAATATCTCCCGCACGCCGATCACGACGCCGAGAATCGCGAGGTGGAGCGCCGCGAAATCGCAGACCTCGAGGGCGTCGTCCCCCTGCCCGGAGCGCTCGCATTGCTCGCCAGCCTTCCTGCCGACCGTTGGACCATCGTCACTTCGTGCACCCGCGCGCTGGCCGAAGTTCGCCTCCGCGCCGCAGGGCTGCCGCTTCCCATGAAGTTCATTACCTCCAACGACATTACCCACGGCAAACCACACCCCGAGCCCTATCTCAAAGGCGCATCCCTTCTCGGATTCGATTCGACAGAATGCATTGTCTTCGAAGACGCCCCCGCCGGGGTCCGCTCGGGTAAAGCCGCGGGAGCAAGAGTGATCGCCTTCACAACCACGGTCCACGAAACCCCGCTGCAAGAAGCCGGCGCCGACTGGATCGCCAACAATTGCGCCGATATCCGTGTAACCTCGGCGGTCTCGGATCCAGCAGGCTTGAACCTAACTCTTCTCTAA
- a CDS encoding acyloxyacyl hydrolase encodes MRRLAGNACSALLPIQKERQKIIWSLVLLSASITLVAPSAEARGCGYTPANSGSAEINNSRASCHPACECETIAVGRDSGSDSMGRLGCDRQENAPPAPSSPPEAGGQQAANSSRLEKKLRHSQLPDFNREIYYRNKLEFSLDAGWLPINIPFPLDFLEGAPYVLYPLRYTLVPVVASLRWHVDGVGSPFILRGNWDVTFSGSYTAIPKGAETRYFSYDMGIRRNFVPRNWRATPYVDLRFGLGLIDAKGPLGVYYAQGQDYTFTCNMGAGARYNFNSRYAISAGLNWMHISNANLSAPLYSNYGINVYGPMFGIDMRLGGPRRHAE; translated from the coding sequence ATGAGACGGCTTGCGGGAAACGCATGCTCTGCGCTCTTGCCCATTCAGAAAGAACGGCAGAAAATCATTTGGTCCCTGGTGTTGCTCTCGGCCAGCATCACTTTGGTTGCACCTTCGGCAGAAGCCCGGGGTTGCGGCTACACGCCGGCGAATTCCGGCAGCGCCGAAATAAATAACTCGCGCGCCTCGTGCCATCCTGCGTGCGAGTGCGAAACGATCGCAGTGGGGCGAGACTCCGGGTCGGATAGCATGGGCCGGCTGGGCTGCGATCGGCAGGAGAACGCCCCGCCCGCGCCGAGTTCGCCGCCGGAAGCGGGCGGCCAACAGGCGGCAAATTCGAGTCGACTGGAGAAAAAACTCCGGCACTCCCAATTGCCCGATTTCAACCGGGAAATTTATTACCGCAATAAGCTCGAATTCTCTCTGGACGCAGGATGGCTGCCCATCAATATTCCATTTCCACTGGACTTTCTCGAGGGCGCTCCTTATGTGCTTTATCCGCTTCGCTACACGCTGGTGCCGGTTGTGGCATCTCTGCGCTGGCACGTGGATGGGGTGGGAAGTCCATTCATTCTGCGGGGCAATTGGGACGTTACTTTCAGCGGGTCGTATACCGCGATTCCGAAAGGCGCGGAGACGCGATATTTTTCCTATGACATGGGCATTCGCCGGAATTTTGTTCCGCGCAATTGGCGCGCCACGCCGTACGTCGATCTCCGGTTCGGCCTGGGCCTGATCGATGCGAAGGGACCGCTCGGCGTGTACTATGCGCAAGGTCAAGACTACACTTTCACTTGCAACATGGGAGCCGGAGCGCGCTATAACTTCAATTCCCGCTATGCCATTTCCGCGGGCCTGAATTGGATGCACATCTCCAATGCGAATTTATCCGCGCCGCTGTACTCGAACTACGGCATCAACGTCTACGGGCCGATGTTTGGGATCGATATGCGTCTCGGTGGACCTCGGCGACATGCTGAATGA